A genomic segment from Torulaspora delbrueckii CBS 1146 chromosome 3, complete genome encodes:
- the VAC17 gene encoding Vac17p (similar to Saccharomyces cerevisiae VAC17 (YCL063W); ancestral locus Anc_1.4), which translates to MELEDLSERLLTRSQEAILQLELWIQRQQHLRELEDSSIDKLGNQYNVYIAQLNSLCVRSEYVRDKLNKERERRMSIINDRKYIEDLVFEFQDITVKLNELAQSQSIDSTPSSKSTRSSLGSFQPRPLKLTERHGPNVKALRESPLKNKSVIKSVKFSGLHDSKEEAVSKCLSLPGSPVRVTGPTRSIRMAKSYDTGLNSKNTKKSKGSRDYDVPSIFRENQRLSITVFDDFDEDADSTSDQDTVISLVPADDGKGLPLRRFNSHESILSTKVQPISSLPLFSSFLLPSSNRPSMKSVRVSSAPVFSKTSAPASSRDLLSTFVTRPGKASNATGIKQENKLGFFANWNFFKGPSSASHDIRATKQKASASRPESNSADCRSKTLEKMAPRRFSPRSPVKAPVFDSLISYEDLREALSTEIILTSNR; encoded by the coding sequence ATGGAATTGGAGGATCTATCTGAGCGCCTCCTTACCAGATCGCAAGAAGCCATTTTACAGCTGGAGCTGTGGATCCAGAGACAACAGCATTTGCGAGAACTCGAAGATAGTTCGATAGACAAGCTTGGAAATCAATACAACGTTTACATTGCTCAGTTAAACTCCCTATGCGTAAGATCGGAGTATGTTCGTGACAAGTTGAATAAGGAACGAGAACGACGTATGTCTATAATCAATGACCGGAAATACATCGAAGATTTGGTATTTGAGTTCCAAGATATCACGGTCAAATTAAATGAGCTTGCCCAATCACAAAGTATAGACTCTACGCCATCATCGAAGTCTACGAGAAGTAGTTTGGGCTCATTCCAGCCGCGACCCCTGAAATTGACTGAGCGTCATGGGCCTAACGTGAAAGCATTACGTGAGTCgccattgaagaacaaatccGTTATCAAGAGTGTCAAATTCTCAGGCTTACATGACTCTAAGGAAGAAGCGGTTTCAAAATGTCTTTCGTTACCGGGCTCTCCTGTGAGGGTGACTGGTCCTACACGTTCCATCCGCATGGCTAAATCCTACGATACCGGTTTAAACTCGAAAAACACGAAGAAGTCGAAAGGAAGTAGAGATTATGACGTACCTTCAATCTTCAGGGAGAACCAGCGTCTGTCGATCACTGTTTTTGACGACTTCGACGAAGATGCAGACTCTACATCCGATCAGGACACAGTTATCTCGCTAGTTCCTGCAGACGACGGGAAAGGGCTCCCATTAAGAAGGTTTAACTCGCATGAAAGTATTTTGTCAACTAAAGTTCAGCCTATCAGCTCACTGCCATTATTTTCCTCCTTCCTTCTACCCTCATCTAACAGGCCCTCGATGAAAAGTGTTCGTGTAAGCAGTGCCCCAGTTTTCTCCAAAACCTCTGCTCCAGCCAGCTCAAGGGATCTTCTGTCAACTTTCGTCACTCGCCCTGGGAAAGCGTCAAATGCCACTGGCATCAAACAAGAAAATAAGTTAGGGTTTTTTGCCAActggaattttttcaaaggtcCTTCATCAGCTTCTCATGATATTCGTGCTACAAAGCAGAAAGCGTCAGCCAGTAGGCCGGAAAGCAATTCTGCAGACTGCCGCTCCAAAACATTGGAGAAAATGGCCCCCCGCCGATTTTCGCCAAGGTCGCCGGTCAAAGCACCTGTGTTTGATAGCTTGATATCCTACGAAGATCTACGTGAAGCATTGAGTACTGAAATCATCTTGACATCAAATCGCTGA
- the MRC1 gene encoding chromatin-modulating protein MRC1 (similar to Saccharomyces cerevisiae MRC1 (YCL061C); ancestral locus Anc_1.5) has protein sequence MDKLFESFDNAIKKRRATYQKAVQNEDDEYTEDPLVPPAVLGNGFLFNSSTLDKVKNRLNKDQEQGTQAIDTTQVLSNLYEDGEDLEKEVPSILQSKSKPIPTILIPSIEREILKQPFNENHNFTGVTVPIAKSSAITKNLDREDLESPEIPETQPIPDFSASDVPTQTQVLKTTSETAADTGTVATAAIAYEESLTQVEVSEQTYPDQRNSQEDIIQQTAADAVPITRLKIHEIEEMWSREVQTETKEHKVKYRAPRPLKVFTKEAFMQDFDKSSDSDSDVFDQEIKATSPIGRNNDSISEVGTSDVKVLKDKSSGALTAYQRELKEKAEIAKGVMLLSESDDEEDLAVSTSHEAKATVLKLKARLSKRRPPVESQHGKASLSALMKNLRNSTKRQILDRQKEGIERQGLKFEDVEKEKEIVENLLEQEIARNKRIRMKEKEKAQMNDVPSLALPNRVEEDNDSNYSVSDEDSVIKEDLDYSDLESDDSGSNEPKIASDSAGVEIDSDEDDIRFMKGKAHKISLLNDDESEEEEDLTVNSAINLGAYGDNLITTTKDEAHTSAEEHTTQLVNEISESQYRTMEKEKSKIRAQEEKQRLKQMKESGVTNMFDMEAEESDDEWRGVGGVDGETIDDYDSDLEKMIDDFSNTTSNADQIRQLLMAENKETDLKTVNKILHDIKNGGFRKRRQNNLQLELSDDEDDELLNYKKRKLELMRKRRLQFGADDKKLLKNSRSKAFFESMVEDIIDLKDPFSNQAETSEKDKKSEGLVDASNKQKDTISHEFVQQSLSFLSSSRDFSEFEVARVSQEGERNTDLNSLKQDSTVKTLYAPSNIISESERADHEEFDNSVLPVESSYSSVVKSFGFDLNANDKLKEGRKTVTVSKSYRTVGGNKASITYLGKMRKLVAPKKSNAEVRTTSKLSTLGNSKIFRNFESSFEN, from the coding sequence ATGGACAAGCTGTTTGAGAGTTTCGATAATGCCataaagaagagaagagcTACCTATCAAAAAGCGGTgcaaaatgaagatgatgagtATACTGAAGATCCACTCGTTCCACCAGCAGTCCTTGGTAATGgatttcttttcaacagtaGTACCCTGGAcaaggtgaaaaatcgaTTAAACAAAGACCAGGAACAGGGGACTCAAGCTATTGATACGACTCAGGTCCTTTCCAATTTGTATGAGGACGGGGAGGATTTAGAGAAAGAGGTACCCAGCATTTTGCAGAGCAAATCCAAACCGATTCCAACCATTTTGATTCCAAGTATAGAACGTGAAATACTTAAACAGCCCTTTAATGAAAATCATAATTTTACTGGAGTGACAGTCCCTATTGCCAAAAGCTCCGCAATTACAAAGAACCTTGATCGAGAAGACTTGGAGTCTCCCGAGATACCAGAAACGCAGCCTATTCCTGATTTTTCAGCCAGTGATGTACCAACACAAACACAAGTCCTTAAAACTACGAGTGAAACAGCTGCCGACACTGGTACAGTGGCAACTGCAGCAATAGCATATGAAGAATCACTTACTCAGGTGGAGGTTTCAGAGCAGACTTATCCAGATCAGAGGAATTCACAGGAAGATATAATTCAACAGACAGCTGCGGATGCGGTTCCAATTACGAGACTTAAGAttcatgaaattgaagaaatgtGGTCCAGGGAGGTCCAAACGGAGACTAAAGAGCACAAAGTGAAGTACAGAGCCCCAAGACCTCTGAAGGTATTCACAAAGGAGGCTTTTATGCAGGACTTCGATAAAAGCAGTGATTCAGACTCCGACGTCTTCgaccaagaaatcaagGCCACCAGTCCCATAGGACGTAACAATGACTCAATTTCTGAAGTTGGGACATCAGATGTTAAAGTTCTGAAAGATAAAAGCTCTGGAGCACTGACTGCCTATCAGCGtgaattgaaagagaaagctgAGATCGCTAAAGGAGTTATGCTGCTATCCGAgagtgatgatgaggaggatCTCGCAGTTTCTACATCACATGAAGCAAAAGCAACTGTTCTCAAACTAAAAGCCCGCTTATCGAAGCGTAGACCTCCCGTTGAGTCTCAGCATGGTAAGGCATCATTAAGTGCgctgatgaaaaatctgaGAAATTCTACGAAGAGGCAAATCCTTGATCGACAGAAAGAAGGTATTGAACGACAAGGCTTGAAATTCGAGGACGTGGAGAAGGAAAAAGAGATTGTGGAAAATCTGTTGGAGCAGGAAATTGCAAGGAATAAGCGAATTAGAAtgaaagagaaggaaaaagCACAAATGAATGATGTTCCTTCCCTCGCTCTGCCAAAtagagttgaagaagataatgaTTCGAACTATTCAGTTAGTGACGAGGATTCTGTCATTAAAGAAGATTTAGACTACTCTGATCTCGAAAGCGACGATTCCGGCTCAAATGAACCAAAGATAGCTTCTGACAGCGCGGGAGTCGAAATTGAtagtgatgaagatgacatACGTTTCATGAAGGGCAAGGCGCACAAGATATCACTGTTGAATGACGAtgaatctgaagaagaggaagatttgaCGGTGAATAGTGCTATTAATTTAGGCGCTTATGGAGATAACCTAATCACCACAACGAAAGATGAGGCGCACACTTCTGCGGAGGAACACACTACACAACTCGTAAATGAGATCAGCGAGTCCCAATACCGTACTATGGAAAAGGAAAAGTCGAAGATCAGAGCTCAGGAAGAGAAGCAAAGACTTAAACAAATGAAAGAATCTGGGGTTACTAACATGTTTGACATGGAAGCCGAGGAATCTGACGACGAATGGCGGGGTGTTGGTGGTGTAGACGGAGAAACGATTGATGATTATGATTcagatttggagaaaatgaTCGACGATTTCTCTAATACAACATCCAATGCCGATCAAATACGTCAGCTTCTTATGGCAGAGAACAAGGAAACCGATTTGAAAACAGTGAACAAAATACTTCACGACATAAAGAATGGTGGATTCCGAAAAAGACGCCAAAACAACTTGCAACTTGAATTAagcgatgatgaagacgacgaATTATTGAATTAtaagaaaagaaaattggagTTGATGAGAAAAAGACGTCTCCAATTTGGTGCAGACGACAAGAAacttctgaagaactcaAGGTCGAAGGCTTTTTTCGAAAGCATGGTCGAGGACATAATTGACTTGAAGGATCCCTTCAGCAATCAAGCCGAAACGTCAGAGAAAGATAAGAAATCAGAAGGTTTGGTGGATGCTTCAAATAAGCAGAAAGACACAATCTCTCATGAGTTTGTACAACAAAGTTTATCGTTTTTGAGCAGTAGCCGAGATTTCAGTGAATTTGAAGTAGCAAGAGTCTCACAGGAAGGTGAACGCAATACTGACCTGAACAGCCTGAAACAGGATAGTACTGTCAAAACCCTTTATGCCCCATCAAATATCATTAGCGAGTCAGAAAGAGCAGACCATGAAGAATTCGATAATAGTGTACTTCCGGTAGAAAGCAGCTACTCCTCAGTTGTCAAATCGTTTGGATTCGATTTAAACGCAAACgataaattgaaagaaggaAGGAAGACAGTGACGGTCTCTAAGTCCTACAGAACTGTCGGCGGTAACAAAGCCTCTATCACCTATCTTGGGAAGATGCGGAAACTCGTCGCTCCAAAGAAGTCAAATGCAGAGGTTCGGACCACGAGCAAGCTATCTACTCTGGGTAATAGTAAAATATTCcgaaattttgaatctaGCTTCGAGAACTAA